A portion of the Novosphingobium sp. KA1 genome contains these proteins:
- a CDS encoding acyl-CoA dehydrogenase family protein, with protein sequence MQLALNDDQTQVLDFVDALARPFASAPLHDAGLALESGELDAALVENGFLDVMAVEELGPVTAALVVEKLARLPFAVEAAASALVRPLIDPDLPRPLCLVEEGRLAAPLRFLRPGATVVVVGPGGVSSFAASEDMIAPAQEDTLYAYPVAFLTGVPGAVTMHDVDPAEVTRAWRVAMAAEAAGLLGAALASVVTYVSERRQFGRPLATFQAMRHRLAEAQVVTNTAYWLAMRAAASGTQADAALALLHAQEAARRVCYDYHQFLGGMGVTLEHPLHLWTYRLKLLTAELGGRGGQGLAAAEALWG encoded by the coding sequence ATGCAGCTTGCCCTCAATGACGACCAGACCCAGGTCCTCGATTTTGTCGACGCGCTGGCGCGGCCTTTTGCTTCCGCTCCGCTCCACGATGCCGGACTGGCGCTGGAAAGCGGGGAACTCGACGCGGCGCTGGTGGAGAACGGCTTCCTCGATGTCATGGCGGTCGAGGAACTGGGGCCGGTCACCGCCGCATTGGTGGTGGAGAAGCTCGCACGGCTGCCGTTTGCGGTGGAAGCGGCGGCCTCGGCGCTGGTGCGCCCGCTGATCGATCCGGATTTGCCGCGCCCGCTCTGCCTGGTCGAGGAAGGCCGTCTTGCGGCGCCGCTGCGTTTCCTGCGGCCCGGCGCGACGGTGGTTGTTGTCGGTCCGGGCGGCGTCAGCAGCTTTGCCGCGAGCGAGGACATGATTGCCCCGGCGCAGGAGGATACGCTCTATGCCTATCCGGTCGCGTTCCTCACCGGCGTGCCCGGCGCGGTGACGATGCACGATGTCGATCCGGCCGAAGTCACCCGGGCCTGGCGCGTGGCGATGGCGGCTGAAGCGGCGGGCCTGCTCGGCGCGGCGCTGGCGAGCGTGGTGACTTATGTATCCGAGCGCAGGCAGTTCGGGCGTCCACTCGCGACGTTCCAGGCAATGCGCCACCGGCTGGCCGAGGCCCAGGTGGTGACCAACACCGCCTACTGGCTCGCCATGCGGGCGGCGGCGAGCGGGACACAGGCGGACGCCGCGCTGGCGCTGCTCCATGCGCAGGAGGCAGCGAGGCGGGTCTGCTACGACTACCACCAGTTCCTTGGCGGCATGGGCGTGACGCTGGAGCATCCCCTGCACTTGTGGACCTATCGGCTCAAACTGCTGACGGCGGAACTGGGCGGACGCGGCGGGCAGGGGCTGGCCGCGGCGGAGGCGCTCTGGGGGTAG
- a CDS encoding cation diffusion facilitator family transporter translates to MDQPDSVAAHFKANIVLYGALAANLGIAVAKFVAAAISGSSSMLTEGVHSLVDSGNQILLLYGQKRAGRKPDPTHPFGYGRELYFWAFVVAILIFAVGAGVSIYEGIVHIADPHPIADPTLNYIVLAIAFVMEGASWSLAVREFNTGRGEQTWWQAIHRSKDPPGFIVLFEDSAALIGLVIAALGVWASIHFADPRIDGVASVLIGGVLAGVAILLARESKELLIGEAADPVLIAKIRDVLDGHPRIDAVNHIRTIHTSPQAIFVAISADFADDLRMGDAETLIEELERRMKALSPWITSIYIRPEKRSDAMVW, encoded by the coding sequence ATGGACCAGCCCGACAGCGTCGCCGCGCACTTCAAGGCCAATATCGTCCTCTACGGCGCGCTGGCGGCCAACCTCGGCATTGCCGTGGCCAAGTTCGTGGCCGCCGCGATCAGCGGTTCCTCCTCGATGCTGACCGAGGGCGTCCACTCGCTGGTGGACAGCGGCAACCAGATCCTCCTGCTCTACGGCCAGAAGCGCGCGGGTCGCAAGCCGGACCCGACCCACCCCTTCGGTTATGGCCGCGAACTCTATTTCTGGGCCTTTGTGGTCGCCATCCTGATCTTTGCGGTGGGCGCGGGCGTGTCGATCTACGAGGGCATCGTCCATATCGCCGACCCGCACCCGATCGCCGACCCGACACTCAACTACATCGTGCTCGCCATCGCGTTCGTCATGGAAGGCGCATCCTGGTCGCTCGCCGTGCGCGAGTTCAACACCGGGCGCGGCGAGCAGACCTGGTGGCAGGCGATCCACCGCAGCAAGGACCCGCCCGGCTTCATCGTCCTGTTCGAGGACAGCGCCGCGCTGATCGGCCTCGTCATCGCCGCCCTCGGCGTCTGGGCCTCGATCCACTTCGCCGACCCGCGCATCGACGGCGTCGCCTCGGTGCTGATCGGCGGCGTGCTGGCCGGCGTCGCGATATTGCTCGCCCGCGAATCCAAGGAATTGCTGATCGGCGAGGCGGCCGATCCGGTACTGATCGCCAAGATCCGCGACGTGCTCGACGGCCACCCGCGCATCGACGCGGTCAACCACATCCGCACTATCCACACGAGCCCGCAGGCGATCTTTGTCGCCATCAGCGCCGACTTCGCCGACGACCTCAGGATGGGCGATGCCGAAACGCTGATCGAGGAACTGGAGCGCCGGATGAAGGCGCTCTCGCCGTGGATCACCTCGATCTACATCCGCCCGGAAAAACGCAGCGATGCGATGGTGTGGTGA
- a CDS encoding SDR family NAD(P)-dependent oxidoreductase has product MQGSDLIDLGGQVALVTGAGQNAGRATALELARHNAGGIAVNDFVPERAEAVAGEIRAMGVPALAVPFDVTDLAAAQAARAAITAELGPATVLVNNAGMAGPGASIRPAQNFWEEDPANWQRYLGTNLYGVYNCCFAFIPDMVAAKRGRIVTIVSDSGRVGEARMAVYASSKAGAQGFMRSIAKELGRYNVTANCVSLSALLPDMPDEQRAEIMQGDHMKGLMGRYSIRRCGKSTDVAALVTFLCSDAAEWITGQTYPLNGGYAPSM; this is encoded by the coding sequence ATGCAAGGAAGCGATCTGATCGATCTGGGCGGGCAGGTGGCTCTGGTCACCGGTGCGGGCCAGAACGCGGGGCGGGCCACGGCGCTGGAACTGGCGCGCCACAATGCGGGCGGCATTGCCGTCAACGATTTCGTACCGGAGCGGGCCGAGGCGGTGGCCGGCGAAATTCGCGCCATGGGCGTGCCTGCCCTGGCGGTGCCGTTCGACGTGACCGACCTTGCCGCGGCGCAGGCGGCCAGAGCCGCGATCACGGCCGAACTCGGGCCCGCCACGGTGCTGGTGAACAACGCGGGCATGGCAGGGCCCGGCGCTTCGATCCGGCCGGCGCAAAATTTCTGGGAGGAAGATCCGGCGAACTGGCAGCGCTACCTCGGCACCAACCTCTACGGCGTCTACAACTGCTGCTTTGCGTTCATTCCCGACATGGTCGCGGCAAAGCGCGGGCGGATCGTCACCATCGTGTCGGATTCGGGCCGGGTGGGCGAGGCCAGGATGGCGGTCTATGCCTCGTCCAAGGCGGGGGCGCAGGGGTTCATGCGCTCGATCGCCAAGGAACTGGGGCGTTACAACGTGACGGCCAATTGCGTGTCGCTCTCGGCGCTGCTTCCTGACATGCCGGACGAACAGCGGGCCGAGATCATGCAGGGCGATCACATGAAGGGCTTGATGGGCCGCTATTCCATCCGCCGCTGCGGCAAGTCGACCGACGTGGCGGCGCTGGTGACGTTCCTGTGCTCGGATGCGGCCGAATGGATCACCGGCCAGACTTACCCGCTCAACGGGGGCTATGCGCCCTCGATGTAA
- a CDS encoding SDR family NAD(P)-dependent oxidoreductase, translating into MDLGLAGKLAIVTGATANIGRAIALELAREGATTVLVGRDHEAGERLADHCVQQGAPQARFVAADLADVTAPGRILAAAEALGPVDVLVNNVGGNVAQGFFADSDPATWMADIDLNFGTVLRMTHAVLPGMIARKGGALVNVGSTAALVGDYQLPVYSAAKGAVHSFTAVLAKELGQHGIRVNAVAPYATIAQDPAAFSTGSRFHPDSGLFSHGAASVAEEDRAIRQRRTYVGRPFANPDEMAGMVAFLAGDRASFITGQIYPIDGGALL; encoded by the coding sequence ATGGACCTGGGCCTTGCCGGGAAACTGGCAATCGTGACCGGCGCGACGGCAAACATCGGCCGCGCCATCGCCCTTGAACTGGCCCGGGAAGGCGCAACAACCGTTCTGGTCGGGCGGGATCACGAGGCGGGCGAACGCCTGGCCGATCACTGCGTTCAGCAAGGCGCTCCTCAAGCGCGTTTTGTCGCTGCCGACCTTGCCGACGTCACCGCGCCCGGGCGCATCCTTGCCGCCGCCGAGGCGCTTGGCCCCGTCGATGTGCTGGTCAACAACGTCGGCGGCAACGTCGCGCAAGGCTTTTTCGCCGATTCCGATCCGGCAACCTGGATGGCCGACATCGACCTCAATTTCGGCACCGTGCTGCGCATGACCCACGCCGTGTTGCCGGGCATGATCGCCCGCAAGGGCGGCGCCCTGGTCAATGTCGGCTCGACCGCGGCCCTGGTGGGAGACTATCAGCTTCCCGTCTATTCCGCCGCCAAAGGCGCTGTGCACAGCTTCACCGCGGTTCTGGCGAAGGAACTCGGCCAGCACGGCATCCGCGTCAACGCGGTCGCCCCTTATGCAACGATCGCGCAAGATCCCGCCGCCTTCAGCACCGGCAGTCGCTTTCACCCGGATTCCGGCCTGTTCAGTCACGGCGCCGCCAGCGTGGCGGAAGAAGACCGGGCCATCCGCCAGCGCCGCACGTACGTCGGCCGCCCTTTCGCGAACCCCGACGAGATGGCGGGCATGGTTGCCTTCCTCGCCGGCGACCGGGCCAGCTTCATCACCGGGCAGATCTACCCGATCGACGGCGGCGCATTGCTATGA
- a CDS encoding FAD-dependent oxidoreductase produces MSALGNCENGESFDVVVVGSGSAGAMAALRSADLGLKVLIVEKAHKFGGTSATSGGVMWIPNHRLDGDQGDSREAALAYLDATIGVAVNRERLEAFVDEAPKMLRFLKSTGVQVAAAAWPDYFPDRVGARADRSVIVPTFDGRRLGDGRYALMREQYNRFKLFGRYAMDLTETFALMMQSKGWRMVAGRMIGRYWLDRPARKVSHRDKRFTQGAALMGATYEQVFARGVELRLETALEGLAVDEGGRVTGVEVSRFGRRYSVAARHGVVLAAGGFEWNQALRDRFYPVPGLTRHSSTPEDGNRGEALVAAEAVGASTEHTEQGWWIPTMTLPMKGASNFHEIHQAAFDVGRPWSVVVNRKGVRFVDEACGYDQFGQAMVRDQLETGANCPCWLIFDAKFRRKFSAGGLMPTVHTPEHKVPDDWWDHYVFRASTIEELCAKTHLPADAVRQTIANMNAYAKTGVDPEFGRGMNPYDQMFGDPSSRPNPNIGPIDKAPFYAVPINNGDLGTKGGLRCDARARVLDGEGRPIAGLYAAGNNSGTPFGDTYPGAGATIGPAMTFGFVAANDIAERAGNARVGSGLEQSGIPAFAGMTK; encoded by the coding sequence GTGTCCGCGCTCGGAAATTGCGAAAATGGCGAGAGCTTCGATGTCGTGGTGGTGGGATCGGGCTCGGCGGGGGCAATGGCGGCGCTGCGCAGTGCCGATCTTGGCCTGAAAGTGCTGATCGTCGAGAAGGCGCACAAGTTCGGCGGCACTTCGGCCACTTCGGGCGGGGTCATGTGGATCCCCAACCACCGCCTGGACGGGGACCAGGGTGACAGCCGCGAGGCGGCCCTTGCCTATCTCGATGCCACTATCGGCGTGGCGGTGAACCGGGAGCGGCTGGAAGCCTTCGTCGATGAAGCGCCGAAGATGCTGCGCTTTCTGAAATCCACCGGCGTGCAGGTCGCGGCGGCGGCCTGGCCGGACTACTTTCCCGACCGGGTGGGCGCGCGGGCGGATCGCTCCGTGATCGTGCCGACGTTCGACGGGCGGCGGCTTGGTGATGGGCGCTATGCCCTGATGCGCGAGCAGTACAACCGCTTCAAGCTGTTCGGCCGCTACGCGATGGACCTTACCGAGACCTTTGCCCTGATGATGCAGTCGAAGGGCTGGCGGATGGTCGCGGGCCGGATGATCGGGCGCTACTGGCTGGACCGTCCGGCACGCAAGGTCTCGCACCGTGACAAGCGCTTCACCCAGGGCGCCGCGCTGATGGGGGCGACGTATGAGCAGGTGTTTGCGCGCGGGGTCGAGCTTCGGCTGGAGACGGCGCTGGAAGGGCTGGCGGTGGACGAGGGAGGCCGTGTCACCGGGGTCGAGGTGTCCCGCTTCGGGCGCAGATACAGCGTGGCGGCGCGGCACGGGGTGGTGCTGGCGGCGGGCGGGTTCGAGTGGAACCAGGCGCTGCGGGACCGCTTCTATCCGGTGCCCGGGCTGACACGGCATTCCTCCACGCCCGAGGACGGCAACCGGGGCGAGGCGCTGGTCGCGGCGGAAGCGGTCGGAGCCTCGACCGAACACACCGAGCAGGGCTGGTGGATCCCGACGATGACGCTACCGATGAAGGGGGCGTCGAACTTCCATGAGATCCATCAGGCCGCGTTCGACGTGGGGCGTCCGTGGAGCGTGGTGGTCAACCGCAAGGGTGTGCGCTTTGTGGATGAGGCCTGCGGGTACGACCAGTTCGGGCAGGCCATGGTGCGCGACCAGCTGGAAACCGGCGCGAACTGTCCCTGCTGGCTGATCTTCGATGCCAAGTTCCGCCGGAAATTCAGCGCCGGCGGCCTGATGCCCACGGTCCATACGCCCGAGCATAAAGTGCCGGATGACTGGTGGGATCACTACGTGTTCCGGGCCAGTACCATCGAGGAACTCTGCGCCAAGACGCACCTGCCGGCAGACGCCGTGCGTCAGACCATCGCCAACATGAACGCCTATGCGAAGACCGGCGTCGATCCCGAGTTCGGACGGGGCATGAACCCCTATGACCAAATGTTTGGCGATCCCTCTTCCAGGCCCAATCCGAACATCGGTCCGATCGACAAGGCGCCGTTCTATGCGGTGCCGATCAACAACGGCGATCTCGGCACCAAGGGCGGCCTGCGCTGCGACGCACGGGCGCGGGTGCTCGATGGGGAGGGCAGGCCGATTGCCGGGCTCTATGCCGCGGGTAACAATTCGGGGACCCCGTTTGGCGACACCTACCCGGGGGCGGGGGCGACGATCGGACCGGCCATGACCTTCGGGTTTGTCGCCGCCAATGACATTGCCGAACGAGCCGGAAACGCGCGGGTGGGTTCGGGGCTTGAACAAAGCGGGATCCCCGCCTTCGCCGGGATGACGAAGTAG
- a CDS encoding acyl-CoA dehydrogenase family protein, whose translation MQFEWTEDQDAFRHKIRDFLHANLPDDWETFSEHGPASPALTAFARGFCVKLAEAGLLFPHWPKDMGGEGLGPWEQQILSEEMWIAGEPRGGQYMNVNWIGPTLEKYGTPEQKARYLEPITRGESLWCQGFSEPDAGSDLASLRTRAVLKDGHYVINGQKIWTSYAGLADTCFLLTRTSDDRKKGITIVLVPMDTPGITVRQIPSLIGEGDIHEVFFDDVTVPETARFGEEGQAWEIVAYSLRNERLGIPRFTLARAALDRAVAMLKARGDFVREHVRIEAARCAALCEGAGTANYAVVQKRVDGLAIGAESSSARYATVMAERAVCEFVVEFLPEALAGASPYLKMHHQRGIVAGVAAGSAEIQLNIIASDVLELPREPR comes from the coding sequence ATGCAGTTCGAATGGACCGAGGACCAGGACGCGTTCCGCCACAAGATCCGGGACTTCCTGCACGCCAACCTGCCGGATGACTGGGAAACGTTCTCCGAACACGGCCCCGCCTCGCCCGCGCTGACGGCATTTGCCCGCGGCTTCTGCGTCAAGCTTGCCGAAGCCGGCCTGCTGTTCCCCCACTGGCCGAAGGACATGGGCGGGGAGGGGCTGGGGCCGTGGGAGCAGCAGATCCTCTCGGAAGAGATGTGGATCGCCGGCGAGCCGCGCGGCGGCCAGTATATGAACGTCAACTGGATCGGCCCGACGCTCGAGAAGTACGGCACGCCTGAACAGAAGGCGCGCTATCTGGAACCGATCACGCGCGGGGAATCGCTGTGGTGCCAGGGTTTTTCCGAACCTGACGCCGGATCGGACCTTGCCAGCCTGCGCACCCGTGCAGTGCTGAAGGACGGTCACTACGTCATCAATGGCCAGAAAATCTGGACCTCCTATGCAGGCCTTGCCGACACCTGCTTCCTGCTGACCCGCACCAGCGACGATCGCAAGAAGGGCATCACCATCGTCCTCGTGCCGATGGACACGCCGGGCATCACCGTGCGCCAGATCCCCTCGCTGATCGGTGAGGGCGACATTCACGAGGTCTTCTTCGACGATGTGACCGTGCCCGAAACCGCGCGTTTTGGTGAGGAGGGGCAGGCCTGGGAGATCGTCGCCTATTCGCTGCGCAACGAGCGGCTGGGTATCCCGCGTTTCACGCTGGCCCGCGCCGCGCTCGACCGGGCGGTGGCGATGCTGAAGGCGCGCGGCGACTTCGTTCGCGAGCATGTGCGCATCGAGGCCGCGCGCTGCGCGGCGCTGTGTGAGGGGGCGGGGACGGCCAACTATGCCGTCGTGCAGAAACGGGTCGACGGGCTGGCGATCGGTGCGGAGTCCAGTTCCGCCCGCTACGCCACCGTGATGGCCGAGCGGGCCGTGTGCGAATTCGTGGTGGAGTTCCTGCCCGAAGCGCTCGCGGGGGCCTCGCCCTATCTCAAGATGCACCACCAGCGCGGCATCGTCGCCGGGGTCGCCGCCGGTTCGGCCGAGATCCAGCTCAACATCATCGCCAGCGACGTGCTGGAACTGCCCCGGGAGCCGCGCTGA
- a CDS encoding SDR family NAD(P)-dependent oxidoreductase translates to MQGKVAVVTGAAGGIGEAIVRALGAKGVKVLGTGRNAEKLQALKDALAGAVEFDFIAIDATADEAPRAIVDVAVETFGRLDVLVNNAGSFNFGPVDQTTDAMLDEVLGISLRAPFRLCREALRVMGEGSSILFIGSTWGLYGTPGGGAYSAVKAGQIGLMQTMAAEYGPRGIRSNYIAPTVVRTEMTTAFWELDFFRRTNHELTPLQRDCTAADIGNMVAFLASDEAGFVNGQTIAVDGGISTTRYVSPAAIAAVRQ, encoded by the coding sequence ATGCAAGGCAAGGTAGCAGTCGTCACCGGAGCGGCAGGCGGTATCGGGGAGGCCATCGTGCGTGCGCTGGGGGCGAAGGGCGTCAAGGTCCTCGGCACCGGGCGCAATGCGGAGAAGCTTCAGGCGCTCAAGGACGCGCTGGCGGGTGCGGTAGAGTTCGACTTTATCGCCATTGACGCCACGGCCGATGAAGCCCCGCGCGCCATCGTCGATGTCGCGGTGGAGACGTTCGGGCGGCTGGACGTGCTGGTGAACAATGCCGGATCGTTCAACTTCGGCCCGGTGGACCAGACCACCGACGCCATGCTGGACGAAGTGCTGGGCATATCCCTGCGCGCACCGTTCCGGCTCTGCCGTGAGGCTTTGCGGGTGATGGGGGAGGGGAGTTCGATCCTGTTCATCGGCTCGACCTGGGGGCTTTACGGCACGCCGGGCGGCGGGGCCTATTCCGCCGTGAAGGCCGGGCAGATCGGCCTGATGCAGACGATGGCCGCCGAATATGGCCCGCGCGGCATCCGCTCCAACTATATCGCGCCGACCGTGGTGCGCACCGAGATGACCACGGCGTTCTGGGAACTGGATTTCTTCCGCCGCACCAACCACGAACTGACGCCGCTCCAGCGCGATTGCACCGCGGCGGACATCGGCAACATGGTGGCCTTTCTCGCTTCGGACGAGGCGGGGTTCGTCAACGGACAGACCATCGCGGTGGACGGCGGTATCTCGACCACGCGCTACGTCTCGCCGGCGGCGATCGCAGCGGTGCGGCAGTAA
- a CDS encoding acyl-CoA dehydrogenase family protein, giving the protein MIELNELTDAAQKAFPAGSLSPARDESWRLAAEMGWLMVRLPEADGGLGFTREASTALHLEMGRILSAMPLIPAQLGLQAMAASHDFAERAEWLERLAAGEYAPLPMLGAALTPSPDGTVSGTISGVFEADMAAAIIAQLPNGYALVPLDAPGVSIVERAIWDPSRRLFDVILDGYTPTLMLTDAAGAKALHDQLSGEAQLALAADCIGAAGAALDMTIEYMKVRRQFDRPIALFQALKHRAADMKTKITVAEALLWKRVRDESASLTDLAATKVLAAEAFRFVTEEMVQLHGGIGLTDEHPCHLFLKRALLNLQLCGNADLWNERVGREALSATG; this is encoded by the coding sequence GTGATCGAACTGAACGAACTCACCGACGCCGCGCAGAAGGCATTTCCGGCGGGCTCGCTCTCGCCCGCGCGCGACGAAAGCTGGCGGCTTGCCGCCGAGATGGGCTGGCTGATGGTACGCCTACCCGAAGCGGACGGCGGCCTTGGCTTCACGCGGGAAGCCTCGACCGCGCTGCACCTCGAAATGGGCCGCATCCTTTCCGCCATGCCCCTGATCCCGGCCCAGCTGGGCCTTCAGGCCATGGCCGCGAGCCACGACTTTGCCGAACGCGCGGAGTGGCTGGAAAGACTGGCCGCAGGGGAATATGCGCCGCTGCCGATGCTCGGCGCCGCACTGACGCCAAGCCCGGACGGCACCGTTTCCGGGACGATTTCCGGCGTGTTCGAGGCGGACATGGCCGCCGCCATCATTGCCCAGCTGCCAAACGGCTATGCGCTGGTGCCGCTGGATGCGCCCGGCGTCTCGATCGTCGAGCGCGCGATCTGGGACCCCAGCCGCCGCCTGTTCGACGTGATACTGGACGGATACACGCCCACGCTGATGCTTACCGACGCGGCCGGCGCCAAGGCCTTGCACGACCAGCTGTCGGGCGAGGCGCAACTAGCGCTTGCGGCAGACTGTATCGGCGCGGCGGGTGCCGCGCTCGACATGACGATCGAGTACATGAAGGTCCGCCGCCAGTTCGACCGTCCGATCGCGCTGTTCCAGGCCCTCAAGCACCGCGCCGCCGACATGAAGACAAAGATCACCGTCGCCGAAGCCCTGTTGTGGAAGCGCGTGCGGGATGAAAGCGCCAGCCTCACCGATCTCGCCGCCACCAAAGTGCTGGCCGCCGAGGCCTTCCGCTTCGTGACCGAGGAAATGGTGCAACTCCATGGCGGCATCGGCCTCACCGACGAGCATCCCTGCCACCTGTTCCTCAAGCGTGCCCTGCTGAACCTCCAGCTTTGCGGCAATGCCGACCTGTGGAACGAGCGCGTCGGCCGCGAGGCTCTTTCGGCAACGGGCTAG
- a CDS encoding non-heme iron oxygenase ferredoxin subunit: MTEKTFVAAARLEDVPPGAKLVVEVNGIGMILCNTRDRIFAVRNLCSHAFETLECGRMRSGWISCPVHGARFDLETGAPLNPPATMPIETYAVRVEDGMIEVEV, encoded by the coding sequence ATGACCGAGAAAACCTTCGTTGCCGCCGCCAGACTGGAAGATGTGCCGCCGGGCGCCAAGCTTGTCGTGGAGGTGAACGGGATCGGCATGATCCTGTGCAACACCAGGGACCGCATCTTCGCGGTGCGCAACTTGTGCAGCCACGCCTTCGAGACGCTGGAATGCGGCCGCATGCGCAGCGGCTGGATTTCCTGCCCCGTGCACGGCGCCCGCTTCGACCTGGAAACCGGCGCACCGCTCAACCCGCCGGCAACGATGCCGATCGAGACCTATGCGGTGCGGGTTGAAGACGGCATGATCGAAGTGGAAGTGTAA
- a CDS encoding nuclear transport factor 2 family protein, with amino-acid sequence MNTADPALAALLDKEAIRELVLLYARAIDRQDIALLRDLYTDDATDTHGDSFDGPAEDYCQFIAASFPYMPYSGHHLCKHLIALDGDAASGEVYALAWYLIPSPEGGQAGGQEEDFMAVRYIDNYRRCGDGKWRFSKRVVTYDFKLRRPFGGGGLLGQGALDPSYTLCPQALFARGARA; translated from the coding sequence ATGAACACCGCCGACCCGGCGCTGGCCGCGCTGCTCGACAAGGAAGCCATCCGCGAGCTTGTCCTGCTCTACGCCCGCGCGATCGACCGCCAGGACATCGCCCTGCTGCGCGACCTCTACACCGACGATGCGACCGATACTCACGGCGACAGTTTCGATGGACCGGCCGAGGACTACTGCCAGTTCATCGCCGCCTCGTTCCCCTACATGCCCTATTCCGGGCACCACCTGTGCAAACACCTGATCGCGCTGGACGGCGACGCGGCAAGCGGCGAAGTCTACGCCCTGGCCTGGTACCTGATCCCCAGCCCCGAGGGAGGACAGGCGGGAGGACAGGAGGAAGACTTCATGGCCGTGCGCTACATCGACAACTATCGGCGCTGCGGCGACGGCAAGTGGCGCTTCTCGAAACGAGTGGTCACCTACGATTTCAAACTGCGCCGCCCGTTCGGCGGCGGCGGCCTGCTCGGGCAGGGTGCGCTGGACCCGAGCTATACGCTCTGCCCGCAAGCCCTGTTCGCACGAGGCGCGAGGGCCTGA
- a CDS encoding acyl-CoA dehydrogenase family protein, producing the protein MTHDLEALRRDVRSFLKAQAPADWRASSRTQDDFVRTQRDWFGKLVHAGYAIPHWPAEYPGGGRSLAEQKVIYEELARADCPRLLLSFVSTYHAFATLHECGNAAQKARYLPRILEGETWCQGFSEPGAGSDLAAIKTRAERKGDVYVINGQKVWSTMAQFADKCLLLARTASDGPKQAGITYLLMDMKAPGVAVRPIHQIQGDEEFAEIFLDNVEIPVCERVGEEGMGWAVAQATLASERGLTLMELSYRMRGALGRVAGLIRKHGHEDDRGVLRDFGVLVTQVDAVCALADQFLDNRINGIERIGDASIVKNAYSRALRAYSALGLRLGGMDEQYVAPITFGDLNTGNWMADFMNSYAWTIAGGSEEVQRNIIAERMLEMPREPKGWVL; encoded by the coding sequence ATGACCCACGATCTAGAAGCCCTGCGGCGCGATGTCCGCAGCTTCCTCAAGGCGCAGGCACCTGCCGACTGGCGCGCTTCCAGCCGCACCCAGGACGACTTTGTCCGCACCCAGCGAGACTGGTTCGGCAAGCTCGTGCACGCCGGCTATGCCATCCCGCACTGGCCTGCGGAGTATCCCGGCGGCGGCCGCAGCCTGGCCGAGCAGAAGGTGATCTACGAGGAACTGGCGCGCGCCGATTGCCCGCGCCTGCTGCTCTCGTTCGTCTCCACCTACCACGCCTTCGCCACGCTCCACGAATGCGGCAATGCCGCGCAGAAGGCCCGCTATCTCCCCAGGATCCTCGAAGGTGAGACCTGGTGCCAGGGCTTTTCCGAGCCCGGTGCCGGATCGGACCTTGCCGCCATCAAGACGCGGGCGGAACGGAAAGGCGATGTCTACGTCATCAATGGCCAGAAAGTCTGGTCGACGATGGCCCAGTTCGCGGACAAGTGCCTGCTGCTGGCGCGCACCGCGTCGGACGGTCCCAAGCAGGCGGGCATCACCTACCTGCTGATGGACATGAAGGCTCCCGGCGTCGCCGTGCGCCCGATCCACCAGATCCAGGGGGACGAGGAATTCGCCGAAATCTTCCTCGACAACGTGGAGATCCCGGTCTGCGAGCGGGTGGGCGAAGAAGGCATGGGCTGGGCCGTGGCACAGGCGACGCTGGCCTCCGAACGCGGGCTGACGCTGATGGAACTGTCCTACCGCATGCGCGGCGCGCTCGGCCGCGTCGCCGGACTGATCCGCAAGCACGGGCATGAAGACGACCGCGGCGTCTTGCGCGATTTCGGCGTGCTGGTCACCCAAGTCGACGCCGTCTGCGCGCTTGCCGACCAGTTCCTCGACAACCGCATCAACGGGATCGAGCGCATCGGTGACGCCTCCATCGTCAAGAATGCCTACAGCCGCGCGCTGAGGGCCTATTCGGCGCTCGGCCTGCGGCTGGGCGGCATGGACGAACAATACGTCGCGCCGATCACGTTCGGCGATCTCAATACCGGCAACTGGATGGCCGATTTCATGAACTCCTACGCCTGGACCATCGCCGGCGGCAGCGAGGAAGTGCAGCGCAATATCATCGCCGAGCGCATGCTGGAGATGCCGCGCGAGCCGAAGGGGTGGGTGCTGTGA